Genomic DNA from Roseofilum casamattae BLCC-M143:
GGCTTTGGTTTCCGGCAAGTTTTTTACGGGAAATGCTAAATGAAATAAAATTGAACTCATATTTCTAATTCCTCTACAACCGCCTAGAGCCAATGAATCTACTCCATAATACTTGGATCGTAGCAGTTATTCTGAATACTGCACTGCTCGCGATCGCGGCCTTCGCGCCGAAAAAATTGTTAACTCCAGCCGGAATAGTTCATGCTTGGATTTTGGGCGTGTTAATTTGGGGTAGCTTGGGATGGCCGGGTTATCTGGTAGTTGGGTTTTATTTTGTCGTTGGCTCGGGAGTTACGCGCGTTGGGTTAGCGGAAAAGGAAGCTGAAGGGATTGCCGAAAAGCGATCGGGAGCTAGGGGACCGGAAAATGTTTGGGGGTCTGCTTTGGTCGGCGCTCTCTGTGCTTTGGGAGTATTGTGGCTGCAGATCCAGGGAACTTCTCCCACATTGGTTTCTTGGCTCTGCGTCGGCTATGTTGCGAGCTTCAGTACTAAGTTATCCGATACTTGCGCTTCCGAAATTGGTAAAGCCTATGGCAAACGTACCTTTCTAATTACCACGCTGCAACCGGTGGCACGAGGCACGGAAGGAGCGGTAAGTTTGGAAGGAACCGTCGCCGGTATTTTTGCTTCTATTGCGATCGCTCTCGTCGGTTGTGTTGTCGGTCTCATCCACCCTCTAGGTTTGCTCTATTGCGTTATCGCGGCGTTTGTGGCAACCAATATCGAAAGTTGGATTGGAGCGACCTTACAGCCCAAATTTGCTTGGCTGACGAATGAAATGGTGAACGGGATTAACACGGCGATTGGAGCGGCGATCGCCATTTTCCTCGCGATCGTTTATTATTGACGTTGACGATAATTAAGGAGATCGGGATGATTTTACCGGGTGTAGCCGTTCGGGTAAAAAATACGGGAGATACTTATTATGGGTTTACCGGACAAGTCCAACGGGTAACCGATGGTAAGGCTGCGGTTCTGTTTGAGGGCGGTAACTGGGACAAGTTAGTCACGTTTCGCTTAGCCGAACTGGAAATTGTCGATCCAACCATGGGTTAATTGCGATCGACTCCTTCCCTAATCTTTTGGCGGGAGCTAATTTCAGCAATGCAAGCGATGCATGAGTAGAGCAGGATTATGCGCTTACCTCTTCCCCAGATAACCTCTGAAGGTCGCCCCGATAATCATATTGCGGAAGCGATCGAAACGGCAACGACAGAATTTTTGGCCCAATGTCTGGAACCGGAGAATTTAGGATTTCCCGTCATGCCAGCATTCGGCTCATTTGTCCGATCTCTGGGGATTGCCCCAGGCATTGCTGGCGAGCCAGATTCCTCCTACTGGGTTTATGCTGTCGTTTATCACGCGACCACTATGCCCATTGATTCTATCCATCGCGCTCGCGCTCTCGGATTATCCTTAGAGCAACTGCGGGAAGAACAACCGCAGATTTTTGCCATGCTCAAGACCGAGTTTCGCGCAGCTATTGTTGGATTTGAAACTATTCCCGGCCGGGACTCTCCCTCAAGCAATGGGAAAAATGCCATTTCATCAACCCCTTCAAGAATATATCAACATTTACCGCCCCGTCCGCCGCAAATCCATCAAGCTATTTATCAATGCAGCAGCGAGGAAGTGCTGCGCTTTAGCGAAACGTTCGATTTTCTTCGTATTTTACTGGAAATTCCTGGAACTCCCGTAGATGCTCTGATTGCAGCGACCTTGCGCCAAATTTATCAATTGCGACCGACGGAGCGATCGTGGTTAGTGGAAGCGGGACGAAATTTGAGTCTTTTGGTCAAAGACGACTACGATCGCCTTCGCTATATTTTAAGTCAGGTTTATTTGCGATCGGAGTAGCCGATGCTTCTGATTCAATCGTGTCTGCGCGATCGTTTGCCGTGACGATTGCCAATCGATATGCGGAAATGTCAGCAAAGCGGGTTATAGAGACTGGAGATTGAGGGCGATCGCCCTCGAGCTATGCCGTATCCTATAATGTATAGAAAAAGATTTCTTAATCTTCTTAACCCCTCCCATGTCTGCCAACTCATCTTTCCCCTTCAGTCTACCTGCCACCTTTCCCTGGACTCGCATCCTGAGCAGTCTGGTCGCTATCCCTATCGCTCTCTCAGTTACTTTTCTGGGAGGGTGGTACTTTACCGCTGGGTTTGGGATTATCGTCTATCTCGGCCAACAAGAATACTTTCAGATGGTGCGAGCCAAAGGTATTGCTCCGGCCGCCAAAACAACGATATTCGTGACCCAGCTTTTGCTGATTTTGTGTACCGTATCCCCATCTCTTGCCGATGCGGTTGTCCCGGTTGCCGGTACGCTCATTTGCTTTTACCTGCTCTTCCAACCGAAATTAGCCACCATTGCCGATATCGCCTCTTCAATTTTAGGTCTCTTCTACTGCGGCTATTTACCCAGCTACTGGGTCAGGTTGCGAGCCATGGGAGAGTCTTCGAGTTTACACTGGAGTCTAGCAATTCCCGATCGCTGGCCGGCCTG
This window encodes:
- a CDS encoding TIGR00297 family protein; its protein translation is MNLLHNTWIVAVILNTALLAIAAFAPKKLLTPAGIVHAWILGVLIWGSLGWPGYLVVGFYFVVGSGVTRVGLAEKEAEGIAEKRSGARGPENVWGSALVGALCALGVLWLQIQGTSPTLVSWLCVGYVASFSTKLSDTCASEIGKAYGKRTFLITTLQPVARGTEGAVSLEGTVAGIFASIAIALVGCVVGLIHPLGLLYCVIAAFVATNIESWIGATLQPKFAWLTNEMVNGINTAIGAAIAIFLAIVYY
- a CDS encoding NAD(P)H dehydrogenase subunit NdhS, giving the protein MILPGVAVRVKNTGDTYYGFTGQVQRVTDGKAAVLFEGGNWDKLVTFRLAELEIVDPTMG
- a CDS encoding phosphatidate cytidylyltransferase; the protein is MSANSSFPFSLPATFPWTRILSSLVAIPIALSVTFLGGWYFTAGFGIIVYLGQQEYFQMVRAKGIAPAAKTTIFVTQLLLILCTVSPSLADAVVPVAGTLICFYLLFQPKLATIADIASSILGLFYCGYLPSYWVRLRAMGESSSLHWSLAIPDRWPAWNDVSIGLKLTVFTFACIWAADIGAYTFGKLWGRTRLSQISPKKTVEGSVCGVLGSIGIAILGAYWLEWPYWEVSGLVLGSIVGIASLLGDLTESMMKRDAGIKDSGHIIPGHGGILDRADSYVFTAPLVYYFMTLVLPLMSGGS